From the Hevea brasiliensis isolate MT/VB/25A 57/8 chromosome 15, ASM3005281v1, whole genome shotgun sequence genome, one window contains:
- the LOC110661811 gene encoding gibberellin 2-beta-dioxygenase → MVVPSQTALDRYSVIKTCKPTGFFSGIPVINLTNPDAKTLIVEACQEFGFFKLVNHGVPLEFMTRLEALAINFFNLPQSEKDKVGPPDPFGYGNKRIGPNGDVGWIEYLLLNTNPQITSNKTFSIFQENPQIFRSAVEDYLLAVKRMANEVLDLMADGLGIEPRNVLSKLLSDEKSDSCFRLNYYPPCPELQALSGRNLVGFGEHTDPQIISVLRSNNTTGLQICLRDGTWVSVPPDQASFFINVGDALQVMTNGRFRSVKHRVIADTMKSRVSMIYFGGPPLSEKIAPLPSVLAEGEESLYEQFTWCEYKNSAYKSRLADYRLGLFEKKLQAILANV, encoded by the exons ATGGTGGTTCCGTCACAGACAGCATTAGACCGTTACTCTGTAATCAAAACATGCAAGCCTACAGGCTTCTTCTCTGGGATTCCTGTCATAAACCTGACCAACCCTGATGCCAAGACCCTCATAGTTGAGGCTTGTCAGGAGTTTGGGTTCTTCAAGTTGGTCAATCATGGAGTCCCATTGGAGTTCATGACCAGATTGGAAGCTCTGGCTATCAACTTCTTTAATCTCCCTCAGTCCGAGAAAGATAAGGTTGGCCCTCCTGACCCTTTTGGCTATGGCAACAAGAGAATTGGCCCTAATGGTGATGTTGGTTGGATTGAATATCTGCTCCTCAACACCAATCCTCAAATCACTTCCAACAAAACTTTCTCCATTTTCCAGGAGAACCCACAAATTTTCCG CTCTGCTGTGGAAGATTACTTATTGGCAGTGAAGAGAATGGCCAACGAAGTACTGGATTTAATGGCTGATGGATTGGGGATTGAGCCAAGGAATGTGCTGAGTAAGCTGCTGAGTGATGAGAAGAGTGACTCATGCTTCAGGCTAAACTACTATCCACCATGCCCAGAGCTGCAAGCATTGAGTGGTAGAAATTTGGTTGGGTTTGGGGAGCACACAGACCCACAGATAATTTCTGTCTTAAGATCTAACAACACCACTGGCCTGCAAATCTGTCTGAGAGATGGGACTTGGGTTTCAGTCCCACCTGATCAGGCCTCCTTTTTCATCAATGTTGGTGATGCCTTGCAG GTAATGACCAATGGAAGGTTTAGGAGTGTGAAGCACAGAGTTATAGCTGACACAATGAAATCAAGAGTTTCCATGATCTACTTTGGTGGTCCACCCTTGAGTGAAAAGATTGCACCTCTACCATCTGTTTTAGCAGAAGGGGAAGAAAGCTTATATGAGCAGTTCACATGGTGTGAATACAAAAACTCAGCTTACAAGTCAAGGTTGGCTGATTACAGGCTTGGGCTATTTGAAAAAAAACTGCAGGCCATTTTAGCAAATGTTTAG